ATTTGGCACTAGGTTGCTAATTATTTTTCTATTCTGAAGGCTTACAGATTCCTGATTTGTACTTGATACTACCCAGTCGCTTGCAGATTCTGAAATCTCCGTTTCCACACCAATTCCCTCAAACACTTTTACTAAATCCTTCTTATAACCGTGCTTAGAATATGGCACTCTCGAATTAGCTTTACTCTCCATGTCAGCCAATTCTTCATGCAACTCCATGCTTCGAGAAAAAATCTTATTAGCGATTTCCTTAAAGATTGGTCCAGCAACAGAGGCGCCATAATAATCAAACCGAGTAGGCTCGCTCACCACAACTATACACGAGTACTTTGGATTATCCGCTGGAAAATACCCTGCAAAAGAGGCTCTATATATGCGCTTTCCGTAGCCTTTATCTTTGTCCGCAACTTTAGCCGTTCCTGTTTTACCAGCTATTTTAAACTCAGCACTCTTTAGTATTTGCGCCGTTCCATTTTCAACTACACCAACTAGCATCTCATGAACCTTCTCAATTGTAGATTCAGAACATATTTCTTCTTCTAAAACTTCCGTACTAAATCGCTTTATAAGCTTACC
The Flavobacteriales bacterium DNA segment above includes these coding regions:
- a CDS encoding PASTA domain-containing protein, whose protein sequence is PVLIDVNSDAWSGTTLPSMAIGYSTRFSPLQILTLYNAVANKGKMVKPLLVKEISDKGKLIKRFSTEVLEEEICSESTIEKVHEMLVGVVENGTAQILKSAEFKIAGKTGTAKVADKDKGYGKRIYRASFAGYFPADNPKYSCIVVVSEPTRFDYYGASVAGPIFKEIANKIFSRSMELHEELADMESKANSRVPYSKHGYKKDLVKVFEGIGVETEISESASDWVVSSTNQESVSLQNRKIISNLVPNVIGMGLRDAIYLLENSGLNVITEGRGVVKEQSITPGQASRGNQKIYLKLS